A genomic region of Papaver somniferum cultivar HN1 chromosome 7, ASM357369v1, whole genome shotgun sequence contains the following coding sequences:
- the LOC113295038 gene encoding sister chromatid cohesion 1 protein 3-like, with product MAITMYSKKVDYLYGDYDALLTDIRTAFAHIENLNLPENASAAPFESVTMPLRTSELDAVDLDDSINFERTSDNHLKTPADITLEDQVPVSQDPYLDFFINEDIDMDRDTSPQELIPDSSNSQVEEDVPETCIPQEIPEIEVVRDADPNLSLAEKSSEHLSISREQSESVQHNPDPPTAFAPVESFGNGRVSDIAFGNESFQIAIYPTPQDEKEKPKTRKRKQFFDMHIVLDNDICKGNIKDTSMLVCQRRKLPCSSLDVWRLGNRLRKDQLFYQSSITGLSKCLLNLFERDYVSSRSQIIGPGDVQENAGANARTSVPDFDMEIDNEQPNVDKEVLPDVGTEVEHIPPVVEAETEHLRPDDNPEIEYGRFEDGSADRDFTTEFMATPTPFKTSRFEHQTGSSFETEVPIYPH from the exons ATGGCGATTACGATGTATTCAAAGAAAGTTGACTATTTATATGGTGATTACGATGCACTCTTAACCGATATTAGGACTGCATTTGCTCACATTGAAAACCTTAATTTACCCGAAAATGCATCTGCTGCACCATTTGAATCTGTTACTATGCCATTACGAACTTCTGAGCTTGATGCAGTGGATCTGGATGACAGCATTAACTTTGAGAG AACTTCAGATAATCATCTCAAGACACCCGCAGATATCACCCTTGAAG ATCAAGTTCCAGTTTCTCAAGATCCTTATCTTGATTTTTTCATTAACGAG GATATAGATATGGATAGGGATACTTCTCCACAAGAACTGATTCCAGATAGCAGTAATAGTCAAGTGGAAGAAGA TGTTCCCGAAACTTGTATACCTCAAGAAATTCCTGAAATTGAAGTTGTGCGTGATGCTGATCCTAATTTGAGCCTTGCTGAAAAGTCTTCAGAACATCTGTCAATATCTAGAGAACAATCTGAATCTGTCCAACATAATCCTGATCCACCAACTGCTTTTGCACCAGTAGAGTCTTTTGGCAATGGCCGTGTTTCAGATATTGCCTTCG GGAATGAATCTTTTCAAATAGCAATTTATCCAACTCCACAGGATGAGAAGGAAAAACCAAAGACACGAAAGAGGAAGCAATTCTTTGATATGCATATTGTCTTGGATAACGA CATATGTAAAGGAAATATAAAAGATACTAGCATGCTGGTGTGCCAGAGGAGAAAACTCCCTTGTTCATCTTTGGATGTTTGGAGGCTTGGGAACAGGCTAAGAAAGGACCAATTATTCTACCAGTCTTCAATTACTG GTTTGTCTAAATGTCTTCTAAATTTGTTCGAGAGAGATTATGTTTCTTCCAGATCCCAAATTATAGGGCCAGGGGATGTTCAAGAAAATGCCGGTGCAAATGCTCGTACATCTGTGCCTGATTTTGATATGGAAATTGATAACGAGCAGCCCAATGTTGATAAGGAAGTCCTGCCAGATGTTGGTACGGAAGTTGAGCATATTCCACCGGTTGTAGAAGCTGAAACGGAGCATCTCCGACCTGACGATAATCCTGAAATTGAGTATGGCCGATTTGAAGATGGCTCTGCTGATAGAGATTTCACGACTGAATTTATGGCTACTCCCACTCCTTTCAAAACTTCTAGATTTGAACATCAGACAGGAAGTTCGTTCGAGACTGAAGTGCCAATCTAT